A region of the Gemmatimonadota bacterium genome:
ACTCGCGTGTGCGAGGACGCCCTGCGCGCGGCCGACGGCGAGCGGATCGACACGCGTCGCGGGCTCGCGCGCGTGACCCTGGTGGGCGCCGGGATGCATGACCGGCCCGGGGTGTACGCAACGGCGTACGACGCTCTGTACGCTGCCGACGTGGAAGTGCTGGGGGTGTCCACGTCGTCGGTGTCCATCAGCCTGCTGGTGCCGGCGGAGCGTCGCGACGACACGCTCAAGCTCCTGCACGCGGCGTTCCACCTGAGCGCCGTGGAGGCGGAAAGGCCGGCGTGAGGGTAGCGGTTCTGGGGGTGACCGGGGCGGTTGGCGGGGTCATGCTGGAGCTCCTCGCCGAGCGCGTGCCGAGCGCCGAGGAGTTGACGCCGCTGGCGTCGGCCGCGTCAAACGGACGGAGGATCGACTGGCGCGGCCGTGCCTGGGACGTCGCGCCGCCGTCGCCCGGCTGCTTCGAGGGGTGCGCCCTGGCGCTGTTCAGCGCCGGCTCGAGCGCCAGCCGTGAGTGGGCGCCCGCGGCCGTGGCGGAGGGAGCGGTCGTGATCGACAACTCCTCGGCCTGGCGCATGCACGAGGGCGTTCCGCTGGTCGTCCCCGAGGTGAACGGGGAGCGCATCCGTGAACGCCCGCTGGGCATCGTCGCCAACCCGAACTGCTCGGCGATTCAGGCGGTGCTGCCGCTCGCGGCGCTGCGCGACGCGGCGGGGTTGCGGAGGGTGGTCTACGCGACCTACCAGTCCGCGTCGGGAGCGGGCGAGAGCGGCCTGAGGGCGCTCCGCGCCGAGGTCGCCGACCAGGGCGGCGCGAGGGCGGCGGGCGACTCGCCGTTCCCGGCCCGCCTGGCGGGCAACGTGGTTCCTTCGGTGGGCGGCGCGGCGGAGGGCGGGTGGACAGAGGAAGAGGACAAGGTGCGCGCGGAGACCAGGAAGATCCTGGAGTTGCCGGACCTGGCCGTGGCGGCCACGTGCGCGCGCGTTCCCGTGGAGATCGGCCATTCGGTCGCGGTCACCGTGGAAACGGAGGCGCCGCTCGAGCCCGGGCGCGCCGCCGAGTTGATCGGC
Encoded here:
- a CDS encoding aspartate-semialdehyde dehydrogenase encodes the protein MRVAVLGVTGAVGGVMLELLAERVPSAEELTPLASAASNGRRIDWRGRAWDVAPPSPGCFEGCALALFSAGSSASREWAPAAVAEGAVVIDNSSAWRMHEGVPLVVPEVNGERIRERPLGIVANPNCSAIQAVLPLAALRDAAGLRRVVYATYQSASGAGESGLRALRAEVADQGGARAAGDSPFPARLAGNVVPSVGGAAEGGWTEEEDKVRAETRKILELPDLAVAATCARVPVEIGHSVAVTVETEAPLEPGRAAELIGARPGVELDQRPFGPLALEAAGTDSVRVGRVRADRDVPNTLHFWVVADNLRKGAALNAVQIAQRVLAEAEGGVAA